A genomic segment from [Flavobacterium] thermophilum encodes:
- the treA gene encoding Trehalose-6-phosphate hydrolase, producing the protein MLATAIHLMQGTPYIYQGEEIGMTDPKFTDIRDYRDVESLNMYRILLEQGKSEQEVMEMVILIFVDFAHRK; encoded by the coding sequence ATGCTAGCGACGGCCATCCATCTGATGCAAGGGACGCCATACATTTACCAAGGCGAAGAAATCGGCATGACAGATCCGAAATTCACCGATATCCGCGATTACCGCGACGTCGAGTCGCTCAATATGTACCGGATTTTGCTTGAACAAGGCAAAAGTGAGCAAGAAGTGATGGAAATGGTGATTCTTATATTTGTCGATTTTGCGCACCGGAAATGA